One region of Eupeodes corollae chromosome 1, idEupCoro1.1, whole genome shotgun sequence genomic DNA includes:
- the LOC129939237 gene encoding zinc finger protein weckle-like — protein MVKHWMKWCRLCAREDSSNTHVNIFHEDEKGLALSDTLNKCFSIDINNFNDWPHMVCVECYCLAKSIINMSHRASKVHAMFFELLDGNDDLDADEIKERYGLHRNCDIKFDLKPQFVDITTIVDEPEMPIEMVNVDKLQNIDGDMLNITVIKTEETDEDYVLGQSDRIPTPHDGSEAPLKNISHDEKPQNTKRNNRKKDPSTKPAEDSDKEESAEKSTMSVKKRRIQTEPYQCEKCPRSFLRVQFHRRHMEKFHGIILEEPKEPLEFVCDECGKKCKSDWKLKYHQLTHSSERPLKCSHCDKRFKNRQRLKVHEDTHNETNYICAICGLKLNTRKTLDMHMVVHSDQKQHKCDFCGNEYKRAKALKTHLILHTGLKPYTCDFCDRTFANGANCRTHKKKTHPVELAALEAAGKNTVAAGIPKLEDLRAKTASKLKNVQPNVGSEVDKSEDSRGESETCNKELLKEFKSLIKSERTQNQSLESYEGVF, from the exons ATGGTTAAACATTGGATGAAGTGGTGTCGGCTTTGTGCCCGGGAAGATTCAAGCAATACTCACGTAAATATATTTCATGAAGATGAAAAAGGACTAGCCCTATCAGATACACTAAACAAATGCTTTTCAATAGAT ataaataatttcaatgattGGCCTCACATGGTCTGTGTTGAGTGCTATTGCCTAGCCAAATCAATTATTAATATGTCTCATCGAGCATCTAAAGTCCATGCTATGTTTTTTGAGCTATTAGATGGTAACGATGATTTAGACGCTGATGAAATCAAAGAACGTTATGGCCTACATAGAAATTGTGATATTAAATTTGATCTAAAGCCACAGTTTGTGGATATTACCACAATTGTTGATGAGCCAGAAATGCCAATAGAAATGGTGAATGTTGATAAACTGCAAAACATCGATGGTGACATGTTGAATATCACAGTTATTAAGACCGAAGAAACAGATGAAGATTATGTACTGGGTCAATCTGATCGAATACCTACACCACACGATGGGAGTGAAGCTCCATTAAAGAATATTTCGCATGatgaaaaaccacaaaatactAAAAGGAATAATCGTAAAAAGGATCCAAGTACAAAACCAGCAGAGGATTCAGATAAAGAGGAATCAGCAGAAAAGTCGACTATGTCAGTGAAAAAGAGAAGAATTCAAACCGAGCCCTATCAATGTGAAAAATGCCCGAGGAGTTTTTTACGAGTTCAATTCCATCGTCGTCATATGGAGAAGTTTCATGGAATTATATTGGAGGAACCAAAAGAACCATTGGAATTTGTGTGTGATGAATGTGGTAAGAAATGCAAGAGTGATTGGAAACTAAAGTACCATCAGTTGACGCACAGTAGTGAGAGACCCCTAAAATGCTCCCATTGTGACAAGCGATTCAAAAACAGACAGAGGCTCAAG GTCCATGAGGATACGCACAATGAAACTAATTATATTTGCGCTATATGCGGCTTAAAACTAAATACTCGCAAAACACTGGATATGCACATGGTTGTTCATTCGgatcaaaaacaacataaatgcGATTTTTGTGGCAACGAGTACAAACGTGCCAAAGCCTTGAAAACACATCTTATCCTGCATACGGGCCTGAAACCTTATACGTGTGATTTTTGTGATCGAACTTTTGCGAATGGAGCAAATTGTCGTActcacaaaaagaaaacacatccCGTCGAGTTGGCTGCTCTGGAAGCAGCTGGAAAGAATACTGTAGCGGCTGGAATACCAAAATTAGAAGATCTCAGAGCGAA AACTgcttctaaattaaaaaatgttcaaccgAATGTAGGTAGTGAAGTGGATAAAAGTGAAGATAGTCGTGGTGAAAGTGAAACATGTAATAAGGAACTATTGAAGGAATTTAAATCGCTCATTAAAAGCGAAAGAACACAAAATCAATCATTAGAATCCTATGAAGGTGTATTTTAG
- the LOC129947662 gene encoding zinc finger protein 91-like, whose amino-acid sequence MVQHWMSWCRLCAREDPNNTHTNVLLKNEEGLPLTSTIALCFSIDINNFCNLPNKICSECYRLIRSTIDLKDRITKVSAMFAELQLTSYDGEEFDARKIKARHNLEYDFKVFATNSSSIGLPTDFETRDKLLEIDEEMIDHEMINCNKTIDSNPIKIKLEGDEEDEINVNFDRLDSQSDESSDSSSAAPEKSSVAVKNHTNKTKKKYRKKTQIQAENLSKPHYCSECCKGFLKLHNYRRHMHYAHGVTMDLKPPLFVCENCGKEYRSISALREHEHSHTEERTLKCKYCEKTFKGIPSLRLHEDTHNETNYICVVCGLKLNTQRTLRMHMIVHSDQRKHKCDHCGNEFKRAKDLKNHLILHTGLKPYSCDFCDRTFASGANCRSHKKKSHPVELAEQEAAGKKNTKAKMPKLSELKAVISKLNQNGQEEKASVQLKAEVDGPNNRDKSLDSSSSKEESGFFHGIFGKKCLYLEKMVQHWMSWCRLCAREDPSNTHTNVLLKNEEGLPLTSTIALCFSIDINNFCNLPNKICSECYRLIRSTIDLKERITKVSAMFAELQLTSYDGEEFDARVIKARHNLEYDFKVFATNSSSIGQPTDLEKRDKLLEIDEEMIDHEMINCNKTIDLNPIKIKLEEDEEDDINVNFDRLDSQSDESSDSSSAAPEKSSVAIKKQTNKTKKKYRKKTQIQAENLSKPHYCSECCKGFLKLHNYRRHMHYTHGVPVDLKPPLFVCENCGKEHSSISALREHEHSHTDERTLKCKYCEKTFKGINSLRNHEDTHNETNYICVICGLKLNTQRTLRMHMLVHSDQRKHKCDHCGNEFKRAKDLKNHLILHTGLKPYSCDFCDRTFASGANCRSHKKKSHPVELAEQEAAGKKNTKAKMPKLSELKAVISKLNQNGQEEKASVQLKAEVDGPSNRDKSLDSSSSNEESGFFHGIFGKKCLY is encoded by the exons atgGTCCAGCATTGGATGAGTTGGTGTCGCCTATGTGCTAGGGAAGATCCTAACAATACACATACTAATGTCCTTCTTAAGAACGAAGAGGGTCTACCATTAACCAGTACAATAGCTCTATGTTTTTCAATCGAT attaacaaTTTTTGCAACTTACCAAATAAGATATGCTCCGAGTGCTACCGACTAATCAGATCAACAATTGACTTAAAAGATAGAATAACTAAGGTTTCAGCTATGTTTGCCGAGCTGCAACTTACTTCCTATGATGGAGAAGAATTTGACGCACGTAAAATCAAAGCCCGCCACAATCTTGAATATGACTTCAAAGTATTTGCTACAAATTCTTCTTCCATTGGCCTACCCACTGACTTCGAAACAAGAgataaacttttagaaatagaTGAAGAAATGATTGATCATGAAATGATTAATTGCAACAAAACTATTGACTCGAATCCTATCAAAATTAAACTCGAAGGGGATGAAGAAGATGAGATAAACGTAAACTTTGATCGTTTAGATTCTCAAAGCGATGAAAGCTCCGATAGCAGCAGTGCTGCTCCTGAAAAGTCATCGGTCGCTGTCAAAAATCATACTAAtaagacaaaaaagaaatatagaaAGAAGACACAAATACAAGCCGAGAACCTTAGTAAACCTCATTACTGCTCCGAGTGCTGTAAGGGCTTTCTAAAACTTCACAACTATCGACGGCATATGCACTATGCTCATGGCGTCACTATGGATCTGAAGCCTCCTCTGTTTGTTTGTGAGAATTGTGGTAAGGAATATAGATCTATTTCAGCGCTGAGGGAACACGAGCACTCGCATACTGAGGAGCGGACACTGAAATGTAAATATTGCGAAAAGACATTCAAGGGCATTCCTTCTTTGAGA CTTCATGAAGATACACACAACGAAACTAATTACATTTGTGTTGTTTGTGGCCTCAAATTGAATACACAACGAACTCTAAGAATGCACATGATAGTGCATTCCGATCAAAGAAAGCACAAATGTGATCATTGTGGGAATGAGTTCAAAAGGgcgaaagatttaaaaaatcatctcaTTCTTCATACGGGACTAAAACCATATTCCTGTGATTTCTGCGATAGGACCTTTGCCAGTGGTGCTAACTGCCGTAGTCATAAGAAAAAAAGTCACCCTGTGGAATTGGCCGAGCAGGAAGCTGCTgggaagaaaaacacaaaagcaAAAATGCCTAAATTAAGCGAGTTGAAAGCTgt aataagTAAACTAAATCAAAATGGTCAGGAGGAAAAAGCATCAGTACAACTAAAGGCCGAAGTTGATGGACCAAACAATCGGGATAAATCATTAGACTCTTCGTCGTCTAAAGAAGAATCAGGCTTCTTTCAtggtatttttggaaaaaagtgtCTCTAC TTAGAGAAAATGGTCCAGCATTGGATGAGTTGGTGTCGCCTATGTGCTAGGGAAGATCCTAGCAATACACATACTAATGTCCTTCTTAAGAACGAAGAGGGTCTACCATTAACCAGTACAATAGCCCTATGTTTTTCAATCGAT attaacaaTTTTTGCAACTTACCAAATAAGATATGCTCCGAGTGCTACCGACTAATCAGATCAACAATTGACTTAAAAGAGAGAATAACTAAGGTATCAGCTATGTTTGCCGAGCTGCAACTTACTTCCTATGATGGAGAAGAATTTGACGCACGTGTAATCAAAGCCCGCCACAATCTTGAATATGACTTCAAAGTATTTGCTACAAATTCTTCTTCCATTGGCCAACCCACTGACTTGGAAAAAAGAgataaacttttagaaatagaTGAAGAAATGATTGATCATGAAATGATTAATTGCAATAAAACTATTGACTTGAATCCTATCAAAATTAAACTCGAAGAGGATGAAGAAGATGACATAAACGTAAACTTTGATCGTTTAGATTCTCAAAGCGATGAAAGCTCCGATAGCAGCAGTGCTGCTCCTGAAAAGTCATCGGTTGctatcaaaaaacaaactaataagacaaaaaagaaatatagaaaaaagacACAAATACAAGCTGAGAACCTAAGTAAACCTCATTACTGCTCCGAGTGCTGTAAGGgctttttaaaacttcataaCTATCGACGGCATATGCACTATACTCATGGCGTCCCTGTGGATCTGAAGCCTCCTCTGTTTGTTTGTGAGAATTGTGGTAAGGAACATAGTTCTATTTCAGCGCTGAGAGAACACGAGCACTCGCATACCGATGAGCGGACACTGAAATGTAAATATTGCGAAAAAACATTCAAGGGCATTAATTCTTTGAGA aaCCATGAAGATACACACAACGAAACTAATTACATTTGCGTTATTTGTGGCCTTAAATTGAATACACAACGAACTCTAAGAATGCACATGCTTGTGCACTCGGATCAGAGAAAGCACAAATGCGATCATTGTGGGAATGAGTTCAAACGGgcgaaagatttaaaaaatcatctgaTTCTTCATACGGGACTAAAACCATATTCCTGTGATTTCTGCGATAGGACCTTTGCCAGTGGTGCTAACTGCCGTAGTCACAAGAAAAAAAGTCACCCTGTGGAATTGGCCGAGCAGGAAGCTGCTgggaagaaaaacacaaaagctAAAATGCCTAAATTAAGCGAGTTGAAAGCTGT AATAAGTAAACTAAATCAAAATGGTCAGGAGGAAAAAGCATCAGTACAACTAAAGGCTGAAGTTGATGGACCAAGCAATCGGGACAAATCATTAGACTCTTCGTCGTCTAATGAAGAATCAGGCTTCTTTCAtggtatttttggtaaaaagtgTCTCTACTGA